Proteins from a genomic interval of Salmo salar chromosome ssa14, Ssal_v3.1, whole genome shotgun sequence:
- the LOC106569804 gene encoding xin actin-binding repeat-containing protein 1, with amino-acid sequence MKPGNPSPSPLPQKPSSNRQQTTKDSQPELASNETGNRKANQYSPQASATNNIPAEYKKSVQLKQKREQKNIGTTLAVDHRLAMSNGTENEMDRNVIQKINAAKEIRMCMQSYTEDGNAQQEINTDFQVAIQNFRGKEKNAVAPVLPNKIKIIREKVSQEKQVTKTTNMQQEINPSTVQQGRTDIHNQGCNTDLQEPYSPTTTDRLSVSQHNSDKLPGGASITVTSCQEEHHQRPEDKVVLRKKKEKKETEDQRRQRLSVHKDDIMRGNVKAAMEIFENLRKREELKTILSQVQEIEGETREVDVSSLKSLFENVPAWIVMPCKHTKQSHTKGEKKVEIELVSNDMESGSSVETVFGDLEKASKDIMHLKEQTLAKLIDIEEAIRKALYSVSNLKSEADIAGLSGLFNESLQTKQSLQPTNNIRKISIASTKATKAKTEQAWETSEGKTTGVSGSSKISESASLSPILDKPQIKQCSTSPSSPSFISIHSAARKPAEQPKSAQPQFSSFKPKPERCPSPSAHGANGDLGQRSASDSPNHFYSPASPRRKVSILEVQTVPETVPAGIIGTKTVSEKYEEMDCFGNTFVSSKTSTFVTKHSEKFGVVTSPTRYEVVTSPIMQRSGHPFSENAQSNTKEGGTVFVTFGQPKPGKL; translated from the coding sequence ATGAAACCAGGgaacccatctccctctcctctgcctcagAAACCTTCATCAAATAGACAACAAACCACAAAGGACTCACAACCCGAACTGGCCTCCAATGAAACAGGCAATAGGAAAGCAAATCAATACTCACCTCAGGCCAGTGCTACCAATAACATCCCAGCCGAGTACAAAAAGTCAGTTCAGCTTAAGCAAAAGAGGGAACAGAAAAACATTGGAACAACATTGGCAGTTGATCATCGTTTGGCCATGTCAAATGGCACTGAAAATGAGATGGACAGAAACGTAATACAGAAAATCAATGCAGCAAAAGAGATCCGAATGTGCATGCAGAGCTACACAGAAGATGGTAATGCACAACAGGAAATAAACACAGACTTTCAGGTCGCAATCCAAAACTTCAGGGGGAAGGAGAAGAATGCTGTGGCCCCTGTGCTGCCAAATAAGATCAAAATAATTCGGGAAAAGGTCAGCCAAGAAAAACAGGTCACCAAAACCACCAACATGCAACAGGAGATAAACCCCTCTACTGTGCAGCAGGGGAGAACAGATATTCACAATCAGGGCTGCAATACAGATCTCCAAGAACCCTACTCCCCAACTACGACAGATAGACTTTCAGTGAGCCAACATAACAGTGACAAGCTGCCAGGAGGAGCATCCATAACAGTGACGAGCTGCCAGGAGGAGCATCACCAGAGACCTGAGGACAAAGTAGTTCTGAGgaagaagaaagaaaagaaagagaccGAGGACCAGCGACGTCAGAGGCTGTCTGTTCACAAAGATGACATTATGAGAGGGAACGTGAAGGCAGCGATGGAAATATTCGAGAATCTGAGGAAACGAGAGGAACTCAAGACGATCCTGTCTCAAGTTCAAGAGATAGAAGGAGAGACCAGGGAAGTGGATGTCAGTTCATTAAAGAGCTTATTCGAGAATGTACCTGCTTGGATAGTCATGCCTTGTAAACATACAAAGCAAAGTCACACAAAAGGGGAAAAGAAAGTTGAAATAGAGTTAGTGAGCAATGATATGGAAAGTGGATCTTCGGTAGAGACTGTATTCGGAGACCTAGAAAAGGCAAGCAAAGATATAATGCATTTGAAAGAGCAGACGTTAGCAAAACTTATTGACATAGAGGAGGCGATCAGAAAGGCTTTGTATTCTGTATCCAATTTAAAATCTGAGGCTGATATCGCAGGTTTATCAGGACTCTTTAACGAATCCTTGCAGACCAAGCAAAGCCTTCAACCCACCAACAACATAAGAAAAATCAGTATCGCATCCACCAAGGCCACTAAGGCCAAAACAGAACAAGCATGGGAGACATCTGAGGGGAAAACGACAGGTGTATCAGGATCGTCAAAAATATCAGAGTCAGCCTCACTCTCTCCGATACTTGACAAGCCCCAAATCAAACAATGCTctacctccccatcctctccatcattcaTCTCCATTCACTCTGCTGCCAGGAAGCCTGCAGAACAGCCAAAGTCAGCACAGCCACAGTTCTCATCATTCAAGCCTAAACCAGAGCGGTGTCCTTCCCCAAGCGCCCATGGAGCCAATGGTGACCTGGGTCAACGATCTGCCTCTGATTCCCCAAACCACTTCTACAGTCCTGCTAGTCCAAGACGAAAGGTCAGCATACTGGAGGTGCAAACTGTCCCTGAGACTGTTCCTGCCGGAATCATTGGCACAAAGACTGTCAGTGAGAAATACGAGGAGATGGACTGCTTTGGCAACACATTTGTCTCGTCAAAGACTTCGACGTTTGTCACGAAGCACTCTGAGAAGTTTGGAGTAGTCACCAGTCCAACCAGGTATGAAGTCGTGACATCCCCTATCATGCAAAGGTCCGGTCATCCCTTTTCAGAAAATGCTCAGTCCAACACCAAAGAGGGTGGTACGGTTTTTGTAACATTTGGTCAACCAAAACCTGGAAAACTTTGA
- the xirp1 gene encoding xin actin-binding repeat-containing protein 1 isoform X2, with amino-acid sequence MAEIAPKNTISEACQKEDDLPLPPPPPIPPRPQNYEESPSAGGPNQAFIPVPPPKETFSTFYQQRQKNELKRLFKHIHPDLRENINDVVDDELVAAMQSGGAQTAADAGYQGEVQSMRWIFENWTLDNIGDHPHMTKKLLEDETLQGGDVRGTSSMFEHCMVDGTQQIVQRQSSVRGDVRTSTWLFETQPMDTLNKLKPEEGELVEAVLKEPIQIGDVRGARLLFESKPLDALGRCSSVEDQSFLKLKSELQEQKGDVRKTVKLFQADPCCALRDASGNIHKIKSICREEICSSDISTARWLFETKPLDIINKGTSGMQIIRGISLEEGQKGGVDRKRWMFETQPFNTIREEGIEDRFQGTVVEVVPDADVGNKLKMFETQPLAALKGDSTEVALEKEEILGGDVKSSLWLFETQPMETLKECYEVGHLKKVILSTDEQGEVKGKKHMFENYNIRKETLVGAEIPSKDHEIEKGDVKSYKHLFETIPLCNITQSQEEVLNGNTENDITAGDVKRNRTLFETTPLYAIKDCSGNFHEVTTVNREESIKGSVQNYKWMFETKPIDQFEEGKKNVEVIKGITRQEDRSGDVKMAKWLFETQTIDGIHSKFNQSEQQQNSTEQQKETRKGDVKTCKWLFETQPMDILYDKSEKIPDKEEEIENTNVKSVTWLFESQALDSIKDSEEQSFKLCSTIQDGVKAEVGVKTVKHLFETETLDRIRKDTDTEQDVRYVSELHVQSGDVSRVKEIFESKSLDEIGSESIKVCDEDESIQKGSVRKCTWLFENRPINTINDKEENGPDMHCVNDMEVGDVHNKKFIFETFSLDKIHDKDQFMEHKSESVEKPVSNVDVKSSTMLFESQPLYAIRDKEGQFHEVTTVQKEEVMSGDVRGARWMFETKPLDAIKAEKEIYVIRAVTQEDVKKGDVKSARWKFETQPLDSLTAKEEDEEATVKVVEDFGNRNVKLNKQLFESDQSASKKYVRMVSVTDVQQGDVRTSTWLFENQPIDRLKGEPEEQGPVQTVHREDNQKGEVKRCTWLFESQTLDKIKDAESNINAAQVVEEEIPKADVKSTTWLFETTPLDKIVTVESVIDTLSRLHQLEFIHSSGILIEAKEITNVNMVKYQFIKTEGAQIQKEEIVEGNIRNIMLQLLSRSTLKPQITLLKEVEQGKVQTTVLEVPVNQPASTNQDKDQSIQKLIENLLVQDKLMKKGIVMQESEGGHAEMTVYSLLCQTKMDSQDITRGDVKSTIGNLLATANNQRTTVSCRLDENEKGNVDLYRSCIEKGDLQKLKSLQIQQSELDELDLMAKEQIEIVQGDVKEAKKNLQKQKDQVERTISDVLPGDVKNAKRVFSTEGSIDLSVENCISKEEIIRGDISSAKQQLALKQTISMEKEEIVAGDIKSTLQSLERAKQQSMHLERDVITPGTIYDMDLATQGPESEGNQTQKEEIVSGDVKAAKQSLELAKNQSLCVERDILVPGKIYNVNISSQEQSSTTVRQSASSSTSRSQRITTTFRK; translated from the exons ATGGCCGAGATAGCCCCAAAAAACACCATTTCAGAAGCATGTCAGAAGGAAGATGACCTGCCTCTGCCTCCACCTCCCCCTATCCCACCCAGACCTCAGAACTATGAAGAGTCCCCATCCGCAGGTGGCCCCAACCAAGCCTTCATCCCCGTGCCCCCACCAAAGGAAACCTTCTCGACATTCTACCAACAGCGACAGAAGAATGAGCTGAAAAGACTCTTCAAACACATTCACCCAGACCTGAGGGAAAACATCAACGATGTAGTCGACGATGAGCTGGTTGCGGCGATGCAATCTGGAGGTGCCCAGACTGCAGCCGATGCGGGGTACCAGGGCGAGGTCCAGTCCATGAGGTGGATCTTTGAGAACTGGACCCTGGACAACATCGGGGACCACCCCCACATGACCAAGAAGCTTCTGGAAGATGAGACTCTTCAAGGTGGTGATGTCAGAGGAACATCCTCCATGTTCGAGCACTGCATGGTGGACGGAACCCAACAGATTGTCCAAAGGCAGAGTTCAGTCCGAGGGGATGTCCGGACATCGACGTGGCTGTTTGAGACCCAGCCCATGGATACACTCAACAAACTCAAGCCAGAGGAGGGCGAGCTGGTTGAGGCTGTTCTCAAGGAACCGATCCAGATCGGAGACGTGAGAGGAGCTCGGCTGCTCTTCGAATCCAAGCCACTGGACGCCTTAGGCCGTTGTAGCTCTGTTGAGGACCAAAGTTTCCTCAAGCTGAAGTCAGAGCTCCAGGAGCAGAAAGGAGATGTGAGGAAGACAGTCAAGCTCTTCCAGGCCGATCCTTGCTGCGCCCTCAGAGACGCAAGCGGCAACATCCACAAGATCAAGTCCATCTGCAGAGAGGAGATATGTAGCAGCGACATTAGTACGGCACGCTGGCTCTTCGAAACTAAGCCTCTGGACATCATCAACAAGGGGACATCCGGGATGCAGATCATCCGGGGGATATCGCTGGAGGAAGGACagaaaggaggggtggacaggaaGAGGTGGATGTTTGAGACTCAGCCGTTCAACACCATCCGGGAGGAGGGCATAGAAGACCGGTTTCAGGGGACAGTGGTCGAAGTTGTGCCTGACGCTGATGTTGGGAACAAACTAAAGATGTTTGAAACCCAGCCCTTGGCAGCACTGAAAGGAGACTCCACAGAAGTAGCTCTGGAGAAGGAGGAGATACTTGGAGGAGATGTCAAATCCTCTCTCTGGCTCTTCGAAACACAACCCATGGAAACATTGAAGGAATGCTATGAAGTCGGGCATTTGAAGAAAGTGATCCTCTCTACTGATGAACAAGGAGAAGTCAAAGGCAAAAAGCACATGTTCGAGAACTACAACATTAGAAAAGAGACCTTAGTTGGAGCAGAAATCCCAAGTAAAGATCATGAGATTGAGAAGGGTGACGTTAAATCATACAAGCATCTCTTCGAAACAATTCCCCTTTGCAATATCACCCAATCTCAGGAGGAAGTGCTGAACGGAAATACAGAAAACGACATCACGGCAGGAGATGTGAAAAGAAACAGAACGCTCTTCGAGACAACACCATTATATGCGATCAAAGACTGCTCTGGGAATTTCCACGAGGTCACAACTGTCAACAGAGAGGAGTCCATCAAAGGAAGTGTCCAAAATTACAAGTGGATGTTCGAGACCAAGCCCATTGACCAGTTTGAGGAGGGAAAGAAGAATGTTGAGGTTATCAAAGGAATCACTAGGCAGGAGGATAGGTCAGGAGATGTCAAGATGGCCAAGTGGCTCTTTGAGACACAGACCATTGATGGCATCCATTCCAAGTTCAACcagtcagagcagcagcagaATTCAACAGAGCAACAGAAGGAGACTAGGAAAGGTGATGTCAAGACCTGCAAGTGGCTGTTCGAGACTCAGCCTATGGACATTTTGTACGACAAATCAGAAAAGATCCCAGATAAAGAAGAAGAGATTGAGAATACCAATGTGAAGTCTGTCACTTGGCTTTTTGAATCACAGGCTCTGGATAGCATTAAAGACAGTGAGGAGCAAAGTTTTAAATTATGCAGTACCATTCAGGATGGTGTCAAGGCTGAGGTTGGTGTGAAAACAGTGAAGCACCTTTTCGAGACAGAGACTTTAGATAGGATAAGGaaggacacagacacagagcaagATGTTAGATATGTCAGCGAGTTGCATGTCCAGTCTGGTGATGTCTCTAGGGTCAAGGAGATCTTTGAGTCCAAGTCCTTAGATGAAATAGGTTCAGAGTCTATAAAAGTGTGTGATGAAGACGAAAGCATTCAGAAAGGATCCGTGCGTAAATGCACCTGGCTTTTTGAGAACCGTCCCATCAACACGATAAACGACAAGGAGGAAAATGGCCCAGACATGCATTGTGTCAACGACATGGAGGTTGGTGATGTCcataacaagaagttcatcttcgAAACGTTCTCTCTGGACAAGATCCATGATAAAGATCAGTTTATGGAACACAAGTCGGAATCCGTGGAAAAGCCAGTGAGCAATGTCGATGTCAAGTCCAGCACCATGCTATTTGAGTCCCAGCCACTGTACGCCATTAGAGACAAGGAAGGCCAGTTCCACGAGGTTACCACAGTCCAGAAGGAGGAAGTGATGAGTGGTGATGTGAGAGGAGCTCGGTGGATGTTCGAGACGAAGCCTCTCGATGCCATCAAGGCGGAAAAGGAGATCTACGTGATTCGAGCTGTCACCCAGGAAGATGTAAAAAAGGGTGATGTCAAATCAGCCAGGTGGAAGTTCGAGACCCAGCCTCTGGACTCCCTAACAGCTAAGGAGGAAGACGAGGAAGCCACTGTCAAGGTTGTGGAAGACTTCGGAAACCGAAATGTGAAGCTCAACAAACAGCTCTTCGAGTCTGACCAATCAGCCAGTAAGAAGTATGTGAGGATGGTTAGTGTGACAGATGTTCAGCAAGGCGATGTCAGGACGTCCACCTGGCTCTTTGAGAACCAGCCCATCGACAGGCTGAAGGGAGAGCCAGAGGAGCAGGGCCCTGTCCAGACGGTCCACAGAGAAGACAACCAGAAAGGAGAGGTGAAACGCTGCACGTGGCTGTTTGAATCCCAGACGCTGGACAAGATCAAGGATGCTGAATCCAATATAAATGCAGCACAGGTCGTTGAGGAGGAGATCCCAAAAGCAGATGTGAAGAGCACAACCTGGCTGTTCGAGACCACACCCTTAGACAAAATTGTCACAGTTGAAAGTGTGATTGACACGCTGTCTCGTCTACATCAGCTTGAATTCATCCACTCAAGTGGAATCTTAATAGAGGCAAAAGAGATCACAAACGTCAACATGGTGAAATACCAATTTATTAAAACCGAGGGAGCACAGATTCAGAAGGAGGAGATAGTTGAAGGGAACATCAGAAACATCATGCTACAGTTATTGTCCAGATCGACTCTGAAGCCCCAGATCACTCTTCTAAAAGAGGTAGAACAGGGTAAAGTTCAGACAACAGTATTGGAAGTCCCAGTCAATCAGCCAGCATCAACGAACCAAGACAAAGATCAAAGTATACAGAAACTCATCGAAAACTTGCTTGTTCAAGATAAGCTGATGAAGAAGGGGATCGTCATGCAGGAATCTGAGGGAGGACATGCAGAGATGACTGTTTACTCCCTTCTCTGTCAAACCAAAATGGATAGTCAAGACATTACAAGGGGAGATGTGAAGTCAACTATAGGCAACCTGTTAGCTACTGCTAACAATCAGAGGACAACCGTTTCATGTAGACTAGATGAAAATGAAAAGGGAAATGTCGACTTATACAGGAGTTGCATCGAGAAAGGAGATCTCCAAAAACTGAAGAGTCTTCAAATACAGCAATCAGAATTGGATGAACTTGACCTCATGGCAAAGGAACAGATTGAGATTGTGCAAGGCGATGTGAAGGAGGCGAAGAAAAATCTTCAGAAACAGAAGGATCAAGTGGAACGTACCATTTCAGACGTCTTACCAGGGGATGTGAAGAATGCCAAAAGAGTATTTTCTACAGAGGGCTCCATTGACCTTAGTGTTGAAAACTGCATTTCTAAAGAAGAGATCATCCGTGGTGATATCTCCTCAGCTAAGCAGCAACTTGCTTTAAAACAGACTATCTCTATGGAAAAGGAGGAAATCGTGGCCGGTGACATCAAATCTACTCtgcagtctttagaaagagcaAAGCAACAGAGTATGCACTTGGAGCGCGATGTCATAACCCCGGGAACTATCTATGACATGGATCTAGCAACACAGGGGCCGGAATCAGAGGGAAACCAGACACAGAAAGAGGAAATTGTATCGGGAGATGTGAAGGCAGCGAAGCAGTCCCTTGAGCTGGCAAAGAACCAGAGTCTATGTGTGGAGCGTGACATCCTCGTGCCAGGCAAAATATACAATGTCAACATCTCATCTCAAGAACAGAGCTCCACGACAGTGAGGCAGTCTGCGTCTTCGTCAACCTCCAGGAGCCAGCGGATCACGACGACTTTCCGAAAG TAA